A window of the candidate division KSB1 bacterium genome harbors these coding sequences:
- a CDS encoding 3-ketoacyl-ACP reductase — MRQVALITGGARGIGRGIAEALARIDFDIVVDDVWEAKEAEQTVQALQNLGAEVLYVQADISKAEERARLVEACRARFGRLDLLVNNAGVAPAQRVDILEATEESFDRVLFINLKGPYFLTQAVAKWMIEQKQQDATRSPKIVNISSISAYASSPSRGEYCISKAGVSMMTILFADRLAQYGINVYEIRPGIIATDMTKAVKDKYDALIAQGLTPIARWGSPEDIGKAVAAIASGAFPFSTGEVINVDGGFHLRRL; from the coding sequence ATGCGCCAAGTAGCCCTGATTACTGGAGGTGCACGGGGTATCGGACGGGGAATCGCCGAAGCGCTTGCCCGCATCGACTTCGACATCGTCGTGGACGATGTCTGGGAGGCCAAGGAGGCTGAGCAGACCGTGCAGGCGCTGCAGAACTTGGGAGCGGAAGTCCTCTACGTTCAGGCCGACATCTCCAAGGCGGAAGAAAGGGCGCGGTTGGTGGAGGCCTGCCGCGCACGCTTTGGAAGACTCGACCTCTTGGTGAACAATGCCGGAGTGGCACCAGCGCAGCGCGTGGACATTCTCGAAGCCACAGAGGAGAGTTTCGACCGGGTGCTGTTTATTAACCTCAAGGGCCCCTACTTCCTGACCCAGGCGGTGGCGAAATGGATGATCGAACAGAAGCAACAGGACGCGACGCGCAGCCCGAAGATCGTCAATATCTCCTCCATTTCCGCCTATGCCTCGTCGCCCTCGCGCGGGGAGTACTGCATCTCCAAAGCAGGGGTGTCCATGATGACCATCCTGTTTGCCGATCGTCTGGCGCAGTACGGGATAAATGTCTACGAGATCCGGCCGGGCATCATTGCAACTGATATGACGAAAGCGGTGAAGGATAAGTACGACGCCCTCATCGCCCAAGGGCTGACCCCCATCGCCCGATGGGGCTCCCCGGAGGACATTGGCAAGGCGGTTGCCGCCATCGCCTCGGGCGCCTTCCCTTTTTCGACTGGGGAAGTGATCAACGTGGACGGCGGTTTTCACCTGCGCCGGCTGTGA
- a CDS encoding FAD-dependent oxidoreductase, with product MAQHQRFNFKHKEDLFAKLQELGLTLPYDEDLSILFDKLTIAGRRLPNRFLVHPIEGFDAAPDGGPGDLTFRRYRRYAAGGSGFIWFEATAVVPEGRSNPRQLWIHPDNVDEFARLVEETREAARKPFGGQRDIVCVLQLTHSGRYSKPTGKPAPIIAHHSKVLDPLHQLPPDYPLISDAELDRLQEMYVGAAKLAAQAGFDGVDIKACHRYLVSELLASFTRENSRYGGSFENRTRFLREVVHKIIEQVPGVFVTTRLNVYDAIEYPYGFGVSRKDHKVPDLGEPIRLVRMLKELGVPVLNLSIGNPYYNPHYGRPFDFPIKGGYIPDVHPLEGIDLFLRITRDIQRAHPDLPVVGSGYSWLRFFLPNVAAGVVRQGWATLIGLGRGALAYPDFVRDLENVGAMDPYKCCISCSACTQIMRDGLSTGCVIHDREIYSVNYRLGRRLAMDRLKEEAERCRNCATPFCQRACPAQIDVPGFIKAFAEGDIERGYRIMTERNLLPEMCAYICPTEVLCEGACVEKILTDNAVAIRDMQLLLAKEARERGLVRQMVPAQPSGKRVAVVGAGPAGLTCAIALVRKGHQVEVREAAARPGGVVRHLIPAYRIPYEKADQEIETLLKLLPDDRLHVRYQSPLTAEHNLEELLRSFDAVFLAMGLPEGKTLAPQPYENLVSAIDFLAEAKRAGRVSVPRTVAVVGGGNTGMDAALTAKKNGARNVYVMCFESFRTMPAWLSEKQSALLEDIHFLNLFMPKGYTPEDGRVRAVRLAHVELADPDPRGFCAPRELPGTEFEIQVDLVIEALGQKAPDNLSQLLPGVKLTAQNLVVIGPGHHATSRRGVFAGGDIVNGGTTAVQAVADGLAAAEEIDAYLREESSCAK from the coding sequence ATGGCGCAACATCAGCGATTCAATTTCAAGCACAAGGAAGACCTCTTTGCCAAACTGCAGGAGCTGGGACTCACCCTGCCTTACGACGAAGATCTGAGCATCCTGTTCGACAAGCTTACCATCGCCGGTAGGAGGCTGCCCAATCGCTTTCTGGTTCACCCCATCGAAGGTTTCGACGCCGCGCCGGACGGCGGGCCGGGGGATCTCACATTCCGCCGCTATCGGCGTTACGCCGCCGGCGGAAGCGGTTTCATCTGGTTTGAGGCCACAGCCGTGGTACCAGAGGGCAGGTCCAACCCGCGTCAGCTGTGGATTCACCCGGACAATGTCGATGAGTTTGCCCGGCTGGTGGAGGAGACGCGGGAGGCGGCGCGCAAGCCGTTTGGCGGTCAGCGCGATATCGTCTGCGTCCTGCAGCTGACGCACTCGGGGCGCTACTCCAAGCCCACCGGAAAGCCGGCGCCAATCATCGCTCACCACAGCAAGGTGCTTGACCCTTTGCACCAGCTGCCGCCCGATTACCCCCTGATCAGCGACGCCGAGCTGGATAGGTTGCAGGAGATGTACGTCGGCGCGGCCAAACTGGCTGCTCAGGCCGGCTTTGACGGCGTGGACATCAAGGCCTGCCACCGCTATCTCGTGTCCGAGCTGTTGGCCTCGTTCACCAGAGAGAACAGCAGGTATGGGGGTTCTTTCGAAAATCGCACGAGATTCTTGCGGGAGGTGGTGCACAAGATCATCGAGCAGGTGCCGGGCGTGTTTGTGACTACGCGGCTCAACGTCTACGATGCCATTGAGTACCCGTACGGCTTCGGGGTTTCCAGGAAGGACCATAAGGTGCCGGACCTCGGAGAGCCAATCCGGCTTGTGCGCATGCTGAAGGAACTGGGTGTGCCAGTCCTAAACCTCTCCATCGGCAATCCTTACTACAACCCGCATTACGGGCGACCTTTCGACTTTCCCATCAAGGGTGGCTACATTCCGGACGTTCACCCGTTAGAGGGAATTGACCTTTTCCTACGCATCACGCGCGACATTCAGCGGGCGCATCCGGACCTACCAGTGGTTGGCTCGGGGTACTCATGGTTGCGGTTCTTCCTGCCAAACGTGGCGGCAGGAGTGGTGCGGCAAGGGTGGGCAACGCTGATCGGGCTCGGACGGGGCGCTTTGGCCTACCCAGATTTCGTGCGCGACCTGGAAAACGTGGGCGCCATGGACCCGTACAAATGCTGCATCTCGTGCTCGGCGTGCACCCAGATCATGCGGGACGGCCTGAGCACCGGGTGCGTCATCCACGACAGGGAGATCTACAGCGTCAACTACAGGCTGGGGCGCCGCTTGGCAATGGATCGGCTCAAGGAGGAGGCGGAGCGCTGTCGGAATTGTGCCACACCGTTCTGCCAACGCGCCTGCCCTGCGCAGATCGACGTGCCGGGTTTCATAAAGGCTTTCGCTGAAGGGGATATCGAGCGTGGCTACAGGATCATGACCGAGCGCAATCTTTTGCCCGAGATGTGCGCCTACATCTGCCCGACTGAGGTCCTCTGCGAGGGGGCTTGCGTCGAGAAGATTCTCACCGACAACGCGGTGGCAATCCGGGACATGCAGCTCCTCTTGGCCAAGGAAGCCCGGGAGCGCGGTCTGGTGCGGCAGATGGTGCCCGCGCAGCCGTCGGGGAAGAGGGTGGCCGTGGTGGGTGCCGGTCCAGCGGGATTGACGTGCGCCATAGCTTTGGTACGCAAAGGACACCAGGTCGAGGTGCGCGAGGCAGCGGCACGACCAGGGGGCGTCGTCCGCCATCTCATCCCTGCCTATCGCATTCCGTACGAAAAGGCCGACCAGGAGATCGAAACCCTGCTGAAGCTTCTCCCCGACGACCGCCTGCATGTCCGGTACCAATCGCCTCTGACTGCGGAACACAATCTGGAGGAACTCCTCCGCAGTTTCGACGCCGTGTTCCTGGCCATGGGGTTGCCGGAGGGAAAAACGTTGGCGCCGCAGCCATACGAGAACCTGGTCAGTGCCATCGACTTCCTGGCTGAGGCCAAACGGGCAGGACGCGTCTCGGTGCCGCGCACCGTGGCCGTGGTAGGTGGGGGAAACACGGGGATGGACGCCGCTCTTACCGCCAAGAAGAACGGGGCGCGCAACGTATATGTCATGTGCTTCGAATCGTTTCGCACGATGCCGGCGTGGCTATCGGAAAAGCAGTCCGCGCTGCTTGAGGACATCCACTTCCTGAACTTGTTCATGCCCAAGGGTTACACCCCCGAGGACGGCAGAGTGAGGGCAGTGCGACTGGCGCATGTGGAGCTCGCCGACCCTGATCCCCGTGGGTTCTGTGCCCCGCGAGAACTGCCCGGCACGGAGTTTGAAATCCAGGTTGACTTGGTCATTGAGGCCCTGGGACAGAAAGCGCCGGACAACTTGTCGCAGCTGCTGCCAGGGGTGAAGTTGACTGCGCAGAACCTGGTGGTCATCGGACCGGGGCACCACGCAACCAGCAGGCGCGGCGTGTTCGCAGGCGGTGACATAGTGAACGGCGGCACTACCGCAGTGCAGGCCGTTGCAGATGGCCTGGCTGCTGCCGAAGAGATTGATGCCTATTTGCGGGAGGAGTCGTCATGCGCCAAGTAG
- a CDS encoding NAD(P)-dependent oxidoreductase, which produces MAPHWPSRISDEAQLEDLLSEPLPEVVAALATLQGDILILGVGGKIGPSLARMAKRASEAAGVARRIIGVALFESEQAREQLEREGIEAIHGDLLDRAFLEDLPDVPNVIFTAGMKFGSVANLPLTWAINCYLPALVAERFRSSRIVAFSTGCVYPLVPITSGGSLETDPPQPVGEYAQSCLGRERMFEYASLNYRTPVAIIRLNYAVEMRYGVLVDIAQKVLAGEPIDLSMGHVNVIWQGDVNAIVLRCLQHCQSPALVLNVTGPETAAVRWLATEFGALFGKKPKFIGQESDTALLSNAARAFALFGYPRVPLEVLVRWTADWIASGRPLLHKPTHFEVRNGKF; this is translated from the coding sequence ATGGCACCGCATTGGCCTTCTCGGATCAGCGACGAAGCACAGCTTGAGGACCTCCTCTCGGAACCCCTGCCAGAGGTGGTTGCGGCGTTAGCTACACTGCAGGGGGACATCCTCATTCTCGGCGTGGGCGGCAAGATTGGCCCCTCTCTGGCGCGCATGGCTAAGCGGGCCTCAGAAGCGGCAGGGGTGGCGCGCCGCATCATTGGCGTGGCCCTTTTCGAAAGCGAGCAGGCCCGCGAACAACTGGAGCGTGAAGGCATTGAGGCCATCCACGGCGACCTGCTCGACCGGGCTTTCTTAGAAGACCTGCCGGATGTACCTAACGTTATCTTCACGGCCGGCATGAAATTCGGTTCGGTCGCCAACCTCCCGCTCACCTGGGCCATCAACTGCTACCTGCCTGCACTGGTGGCCGAACGCTTCCGCAGCTCGCGAATTGTGGCTTTTTCCACGGGGTGCGTGTATCCGCTTGTGCCGATAACGAGCGGCGGCTCGCTGGAAACTGACCCTCCCCAGCCGGTGGGCGAATACGCCCAATCGTGTCTTGGCCGCGAAAGGATGTTCGAGTACGCCTCGCTAAACTACCGGACGCCCGTGGCTATCATCAGGTTGAACTATGCCGTCGAGATGCGCTACGGCGTGCTTGTGGACATAGCCCAGAAGGTGCTTGCTGGCGAGCCCATCGACCTGAGCATGGGGCACGTGAACGTCATCTGGCAAGGTGATGTCAACGCGATAGTGCTCCGCTGCTTGCAGCATTGTCAGTCCCCGGCTCTGGTGTTGAACGTCACCGGGCCTGAGACGGCAGCGGTGCGCTGGTTGGCTACTGAATTCGGCGCACTCTTCGGCAAAAAGCCAAAGTTCATAGGACAGGAAAGCGACACCGCGCTCCTGAGCAACGCGGCCCGGGCCTTTGCACTCTTTGGCTACCCGAGGGTTCCGCTGGAAGTGTTGGTTCGCTGGACGGCCGACTGGATTGCCAGCGGCCGGCCGCTCCTCCACAAACCAACCCACTTCGAAGTGCGAAACGGAAAGTTCTGA
- a CDS encoding dihydrodipicolinate synthase family protein produces MVIPAHPLALTRRRTLDERRQRALARYYLDAGVGGVAVAVHTTQFAIRKPSVGLLRPVLELASEEVDRHTRSTGRAVLKVAGVVGKTAQAVREAELAAQLGYHAVLLSLAAFPKASNRELIAHCRAVASVMPLFGFYLQQAVGGRVLDVDFWRRFASIENVVAIKIAPFNRYRTLDVVRGVVESGRGEEIALYTGNDDNIVIDLLTTYSLRSGGARVQKRIVGGLLGHWAVWTKKAVKLFARVSGVAACGQDIPAELLTLAAQVTDCNAAFFDAAHGFAGCIVGLHEVLRRQGLLQGVWTLDPSEGLSAAQKKEIDRVYAAYPELNDDAFVAENLDKWLS; encoded by the coding sequence ATGGTGATCCCTGCTCATCCGCTCGCCCTCACGCGGCGGCGCACCCTGGACGAGCGTCGCCAACGCGCACTCGCCCGCTACTATCTGGACGCGGGCGTAGGGGGTGTCGCCGTGGCCGTGCATACGACCCAGTTCGCCATTCGCAAACCGAGCGTAGGTCTTCTGCGGCCCGTGCTGGAGCTGGCAAGCGAAGAAGTCGACCGGCACACAAGGTCCACTGGCAGAGCGGTGCTGAAGGTGGCGGGAGTCGTAGGCAAGACGGCTCAAGCGGTGCGTGAAGCAGAACTGGCGGCCCAATTGGGCTACCATGCAGTGCTCCTGAGCCTGGCGGCCTTCCCGAAGGCGAGCAACCGCGAGCTCATCGCTCACTGCCGCGCGGTCGCCTCGGTCATGCCGCTGTTCGGCTTCTATCTGCAGCAGGCAGTCGGCGGACGAGTTCTTGATGTCGACTTTTGGCGACGCTTTGCCTCCATAGAAAATGTGGTTGCCATCAAGATAGCCCCCTTCAATCGCTACCGGACCTTGGACGTGGTACGCGGCGTCGTGGAGTCAGGGCGTGGCGAGGAGATCGCTCTCTACACGGGCAATGACGACAACATCGTGATCGACCTTCTCACCACCTACTCCTTGCGCAGTGGGGGCGCACGCGTGCAGAAACGCATCGTCGGTGGCTTGTTGGGTCATTGGGCAGTGTGGACCAAGAAGGCGGTGAAGCTTTTCGCCCGGGTAAGCGGAGTCGCAGCCTGCGGCCAAGATATTCCGGCTGAGCTCCTGACGCTCGCCGCACAGGTCACCGACTGCAATGCCGCCTTTTTCGACGCCGCCCACGGCTTTGCCGGCTGCATCGTCGGTCTGCACGAGGTTCTCAGGCGCCAGGGCCTCCTGCAAGGAGTCTGGACCCTGGACCCAAGCGAGGGCCTGTCCGCGGCGCAAAAGAAGGAAATCGACCGCGTGTATGCCGCCTATCCGGAGTTGAACGACGACGCATTCGTCGCGGAGAATCTGGACAAGTGGCTGTCGTGA
- a CDS encoding carbohydrate-binding family 9-like protein: MARVHFAFGMAALFLFCAGCLASAGETGYKQRLNQVLTWADTSKSESFFSAAAKIYNATHKEEGFRTFSRALRRLEKSPSGMFDIYSLMISYLAVRDRLPDSLNQQVRQAMRTACFYRGDTENHLTMYYTGLYLAAQAFPDLPAEKWYTGKSAADNMEEARAWLDYWMRTTTTIGQGEFDSPTYMAFFLAPMFGLSQWAEDPVMRDNAKGMLYWLIADFAVEHLEGMYVGAHSREYPERLIDKTNPASVMNSWAWLFFGRTPPRYDDTLLAAAFSDFVLPEVLYRIGIDRSRPYVHTETKRVRNIMRLGTEKNPPVYKYTYMTKDYALGSMMGGGILQPIQQHVWDVSFVTESRHASIFSVHPYIGQEDLGMFFPEEMKFALDEVTRFHTYYGSENKWSSSSPYEKTFQHKNALIVLYDIPPGTTFPHVDTYFPKDLARREVDPSGWIFGQGGRTYIAYFPLKPGEWIEESEGYRFRSYALKNGCIVEVAQQDEYPSFEEFKRTIRRNTLVRDTFDATVTVSYTTSAGDVMQFAYHGERRLNGTPINFADYGLFKGPFLNAEVGSRRLFIEHGGQGVVVDFAAAERALILPVVTCVRTPQAPALDGSLTDPVWDKAHPIVLSDAITGASPRYRTEVRLLYDESHLYVGFRCEDEHAWGSVSKRDGPIYEEECVEVFLNPASSTHQYYEVNLSPRNVVFDACIVNDRTPQRADATFKSLKEWDAEGLRTATAVDGKLNAPGKARAWTAEMAIPLSQLYGAPHRPVKSRETWRANFYRIDTPERKKAQELYAWSPTGRQACHLPWRFGYLRFE; encoded by the coding sequence ATGGCACGAGTGCACTTTGCTTTCGGGATGGCGGCGTTGTTTCTGTTCTGCGCTGGCTGTCTGGCATCGGCTGGAGAGACTGGCTACAAGCAAAGGCTCAACCAGGTGCTGACCTGGGCAGATACCAGCAAGAGCGAGAGTTTCTTTTCTGCAGCAGCCAAGATCTACAACGCCACGCACAAGGAGGAAGGGTTTCGCACCTTTTCCCGTGCCCTGCGCCGCTTAGAAAAGTCGCCCTCAGGCATGTTCGACATCTACAGCCTGATGATCAGCTACCTGGCGGTGCGCGACCGGCTGCCGGACAGCCTCAACCAGCAAGTCCGCCAGGCAATGCGCACCGCCTGCTTCTATCGCGGCGACACGGAAAACCATCTCACCATGTACTACACCGGCCTCTATCTGGCGGCGCAAGCCTTCCCTGACCTCCCGGCAGAAAAGTGGTACACAGGCAAGTCGGCTGCAGACAACATGGAGGAAGCGCGCGCCTGGCTGGATTACTGGATGCGCACCACCACGACCATCGGCCAGGGAGAGTTCGACTCGCCCACCTACATGGCCTTTTTCCTCGCACCCATGTTTGGTCTCTCCCAATGGGCGGAAGACCCTGTCATGCGGGACAATGCCAAGGGGATGTTGTACTGGCTGATCGCTGACTTTGCCGTGGAGCACTTGGAGGGAATGTACGTCGGCGCTCACAGCCGCGAGTACCCAGAACGGTTGATTGACAAGACAAATCCCGCCTCGGTGATGAACAGCTGGGCGTGGCTTTTCTTCGGAAGGACTCCGCCGCGCTACGATGACACCCTGCTCGCCGCAGCGTTCAGTGACTTTGTGCTGCCAGAGGTCCTCTACCGCATCGGCATCGACCGCAGCAGGCCCTATGTGCACACCGAAACCAAACGCGTGCGCAACATCATGCGCCTGGGCACGGAGAAAAACCCTCCGGTCTACAAGTACACCTACATGACCAAAGACTATGCGCTCGGCTCAATGATGGGCGGCGGCATTCTGCAGCCCATTCAGCAGCATGTGTGGGACGTGAGCTTTGTCACCGAGAGCCGGCACGCCTCCATTTTCTCGGTTCACCCTTACATCGGCCAGGAAGACTTGGGCATGTTCTTCCCAGAGGAGATGAAGTTTGCCCTCGACGAGGTGACGCGTTTTCACACCTACTATGGCAGCGAGAACAAGTGGTCGTCCAGCTCGCCATACGAGAAGACTTTCCAACACAAGAATGCTTTGATCGTCCTGTATGACATTCCGCCCGGCACGACCTTTCCGCACGTCGATACCTATTTCCCCAAGGACCTGGCGCGGCGGGAAGTTGACCCTTCCGGATGGATATTCGGCCAGGGCGGACGGACCTACATCGCCTACTTCCCGCTCAAACCGGGCGAGTGGATTGAGGAGTCAGAAGGCTACCGTTTTCGCAGCTACGCCTTGAAAAACGGCTGCATTGTCGAAGTCGCACAGCAAGACGAGTATCCATCTTTCGAGGAGTTCAAGCGGACCATCCGCCGCAACACCCTGGTGCGGGACACCTTTGACGCTACCGTCACAGTGAGCTACACTACCTCTGCCGGAGATGTCATGCAATTTGCCTACCATGGCGAACGGCGTCTGAACGGCACGCCCATCAATTTCGCCGACTATGGTCTGTTCAAGGGGCCGTTCCTCAACGCCGAAGTCGGAAGTCGCCGCCTGTTCATCGAGCACGGCGGGCAAGGGGTCGTAGTGGACTTTGCGGCGGCGGAACGTGCTCTCATTTTGCCCGTGGTGACCTGCGTGCGCACGCCGCAGGCTCCAGCGCTGGACGGCTCGCTGACCGACCCCGTCTGGGACAAGGCCCACCCTATCGTGCTGAGCGACGCCATCACAGGAGCTTCTCCTCGCTACCGCACTGAGGTACGCCTGCTTTACGATGAGAGCCATCTGTACGTGGGCTTCCGCTGCGAGGACGAGCACGCCTGGGGCAGCGTCAGTAAACGCGACGGTCCCATCTACGAAGAAGAGTGCGTGGAGGTCTTCCTCAATCCTGCAAGCTCCACGCACCAGTACTATGAAGTCAACCTGAGCCCGCGCAACGTGGTCTTCGATGCTTGCATCGTCAACGATCGCACGCCGCAGCGAGCGGATGCCACCTTCAAGAGTCTCAAGGAGTGGGACGCTGAAGGGCTGCGGACTGCCACCGCCGTCGACGGGAAGCTTAATGCGCCGGGGAAGGCGCGCGCTTGGACCGCAGAGATGGCCATCCCGTTGAGCCAGCTCTATGGTGCTCCGCACCGGCCGGTGAAGTCTAGGGAGACCTGGCGGGCGAACTTTTACCGCATTGACACGCCCGAAAGAAAGAAGGCTCAGGAGCTCTATGCCTGGAGCCCCACTGGCAGGCAGGCATGCCACCTGCCCTGGCGCTTCGGTTACCTCCGCTTCGAGTGA
- a CDS encoding amidohydrolase family protein, with product MALNRDQGSTNLSEQRQTIYFDCFAAIGRRAAKDPRAPWSTAALLAEMERCQVHGALVFAHQARETHPAVGNPLVTEECRRHPRLFPCWVGIPHHTGEFPPPEQLVRAMEAANVRALKIFPRLFEFRVDEATLGPLLSCLEEAGILLIVDAGRYDEAVQIDWQEVNWICSRFPRLNLLLHSVRWESTRTLVPLAQRHPNLYFEFSNYQGNRMLEFWCEVIGHERLLFGSEALVKSMGAARAYVDYAELTEAQRRAIASGNLQRLLRLPSLPPPYPTKPKQEDHVLQCALRGEAVRDSVVIDAHAHIVQAAGKGASRVAMNRADAQAVVERNRRLGVAKTCVSAWTAVWGDYVLGNQDTLQAMRAFPEEIVGYAVLDPNYVTDWERECRFYHLECRFLGMKPYYPRQKVPYNDPLFTPWYRFGDEHRLFCLLHYSDKFKEEVSDIAPRYPNIAFILAHSGTSWKVAREHVALAKQFPNVFLEITFTSVTNGVIEFMLEELGSERVLYGSDAPMRDPYPQFGWVAYADLPEEDKRNILGRNMQRILDRVAL from the coding sequence GTGGCTCTTAACCGCGACCAGGGAAGCACTAACCTATCGGAGCAGAGGCAAACCATCTACTTCGACTGTTTCGCGGCGATCGGCAGAAGGGCCGCCAAAGATCCGCGCGCGCCGTGGAGCACTGCGGCGCTGTTGGCGGAAATGGAGCGCTGCCAGGTGCATGGGGCGCTGGTCTTCGCCCATCAGGCGCGGGAGACGCACCCGGCCGTGGGTAACCCTCTGGTCACGGAGGAGTGCAGGCGGCACCCACGGCTGTTCCCATGCTGGGTGGGCATTCCCCACCACACCGGCGAGTTCCCCCCTCCCGAGCAATTGGTGCGCGCGATGGAGGCCGCTAACGTCCGCGCCTTGAAGATCTTTCCACGACTCTTCGAGTTTCGCGTGGACGAAGCCACCTTGGGCCCGCTGCTTTCCTGCTTGGAAGAAGCCGGCATTTTGCTGATTGTCGACGCCGGGCGCTACGACGAGGCAGTGCAGATCGATTGGCAGGAGGTGAACTGGATCTGCAGTCGTTTTCCCCGCCTCAACCTTCTGTTGCACAGCGTGCGCTGGGAGAGCACGCGCACACTGGTCCCGCTTGCCCAGCGCCATCCGAACCTGTACTTCGAATTCTCCAACTACCAGGGTAATCGGATGCTGGAGTTCTGGTGTGAGGTGATTGGCCATGAGCGCCTCCTGTTCGGCTCGGAGGCACTCGTAAAGAGCATGGGGGCAGCGCGCGCGTATGTGGATTACGCAGAGCTCACCGAGGCGCAGCGGCGCGCCATCGCCAGCGGCAACCTGCAACGCCTATTGCGCCTGCCCTCACTCCCTCCGCCCTACCCGACAAAACCCAAGCAGGAGGACCACGTGCTTCAGTGCGCACTGCGCGGTGAAGCGGTGCGCGATTCGGTGGTCATCGACGCGCACGCCCACATTGTGCAGGCTGCCGGGAAAGGTGCTTCGCGGGTGGCAATGAATCGCGCAGATGCGCAGGCAGTCGTAGAGCGCAACCGCCGCCTCGGCGTCGCCAAGACCTGCGTCAGTGCCTGGACCGCAGTCTGGGGCGACTACGTGCTCGGTAACCAGGACACGCTGCAGGCCATGCGCGCCTTCCCAGAGGAGATTGTCGGCTACGCAGTGCTCGACCCAAACTATGTGACCGACTGGGAACGGGAATGCCGATTCTACCATCTGGAATGCCGTTTCTTGGGGATGAAGCCCTATTACCCACGCCAGAAGGTCCCCTACAACGACCCGTTGTTTACGCCCTGGTACCGCTTTGGCGACGAACACAGGCTCTTTTGCCTGCTGCACTACTCGGACAAGTTCAAGGAAGAGGTGAGCGACATCGCCCCGCGTTACCCCAACATTGCCTTCATCCTGGCCCACTCAGGGACGAGCTGGAAAGTGGCCCGCGAGCACGTGGCCTTGGCCAAGCAGTTTCCCAATGTGTTCTTGGAAATCACCTTCACCTCGGTGACCAATGGCGTGATCGAGTTCATGCTGGAGGAACTCGGCTCGGAGCGCGTGCTTTACGGCTCTGATGCACCCATGCGCGATCCATACCCCCAGTTTGGCTGGGTGGCATACGCGGACCTCCCCGAGGAGGACAAGCGCAACATCCTCGGCCGGAACATGCAGCGAATCTTGGACAGGGTGGCGCTGTAG
- a CDS encoding methyltransferase, with product MTIPREIVRKAITFRHPERIPRDLWVLPWATDHSPEAVAEVQRRFPSDFAGSPIVYKASPRSKGEMYRKGTFVDEWGCRFVNIQDGVQGEVREPLLVDLRRWQEVKPPYEILPQEPEKARSVVNKFYAKSDKFVLAGCCPRPWERYQFIRGSEQSLMDMAAPGEEVVELLNLIHDFYLAEMQFWVTTEVDAISFMDDWGSQHGLLIHPDTWRELFKPLYRDYCEFSHGYGKFAFMHSDGNISEIFEDLVEMGVDAINSQLFCMDIADLARRVKGKITFWGEIDRQHILPSPDPEEGRKAVREVAKHLYDPAGGIIAQLEFGAGANPVTVMAVYEEWERVPELFAKSSGADPSGRARSRKGGSRRVR from the coding sequence ATGACCATTCCCCGCGAGATTGTACGCAAGGCAATTACGTTCCGGCATCCGGAGCGCATTCCCCGCGACCTCTGGGTACTTCCCTGGGCCACTGACCACTCTCCGGAGGCGGTGGCCGAGGTGCAACGCCGGTTTCCCTCGGATTTCGCCGGCTCCCCCATCGTCTACAAGGCCTCGCCCAGGTCGAAAGGGGAGATGTACCGCAAGGGCACGTTTGTGGACGAATGGGGATGCCGGTTCGTGAACATTCAAGACGGCGTACAAGGAGAGGTGCGAGAGCCCCTGCTGGTCGACCTGCGCCGGTGGCAGGAGGTGAAACCACCCTACGAGATCCTGCCACAGGAGCCGGAAAAGGCCAGAAGCGTTGTCAACAAATTCTACGCCAAGTCGGACAAGTTCGTGTTGGCAGGCTGCTGCCCGCGCCCATGGGAGCGCTACCAGTTCATCAGAGGCAGCGAGCAGAGCCTCATGGACATGGCCGCGCCTGGCGAGGAAGTCGTGGAACTGCTCAACCTCATCCACGACTTTTACCTTGCGGAAATGCAGTTTTGGGTGACCACCGAGGTGGACGCGATCAGCTTCATGGACGACTGGGGCAGTCAACACGGCCTGCTCATTCATCCGGACACGTGGCGGGAGCTGTTCAAGCCGCTTTATCGGGACTATTGTGAATTCTCCCACGGCTACGGGAAGTTTGCCTTCATGCACTCTGACGGCAACATCTCAGAGATTTTCGAGGACCTGGTCGAGATGGGCGTGGACGCCATAAACTCGCAGCTGTTTTGCATGGACATTGCCGATTTGGCAAGGCGGGTGAAAGGGAAGATCACTTTTTGGGGTGAAATCGACCGGCAGCACATCTTACCCTCTCCTGACCCAGAAGAGGGGAGGAAGGCAGTGCGAGAGGTTGCCAAGCATTTGTATGACCCTGCAGGGGGCATCATCGCCCAGCTCGAATTCGGTGCGGGGGCAAATCCGGTCACGGTGATGGCCGTGTACGAAGAATGGGAGCGCGTGCCCGAGCTCTTCGCGAAGAGCTCGGGCGCTGATCCATCTGGACGAGCAAGGTCACGCAAAGGAGGCTCGCGCCGGGTCCGATGA